One segment of Gilliamella sp. ESL0441 DNA contains the following:
- the dsdC gene encoding DNA-binding transcriptional regulator DsdC: protein MYDENNYLTQNRIINRYQLAKLHTFESVARHLSFALAAEELCISPSAVSHQINKLEDELGFKLFQRFHRRIELTYNGKNLFSAVKNSLRNLNQEILGITNQEAAGTLTIYAKPSFTQCWLIPKLSEFNRQYPYISLNILSGNEVSNFNRHRIDLAIYFDALRYEEIVYDHLMNESIVPVCSHAYALKQDLYDNVEKLNNCTILHDSQAWGHDSMLEEWKTWANNFSLSFDFNDMRKMIFDRSDLAVLAAINHAGVAMGRKQLITKYLETQELIMPFPQMEFLCKQRYYILKPQTKYNPKADIFIQWLKRHI, encoded by the coding sequence ATGTATGATGAAAATAATTATTTAACTCAAAATCGTATTATCAATCGTTACCAATTGGCAAAATTACATACCTTTGAGTCGGTAGCAAGACATCTTTCTTTTGCTTTAGCTGCTGAGGAACTTTGTATTAGTCCTAGTGCCGTTAGCCATCAAATCAATAAATTAGAAGATGAACTTGGATTTAAGTTATTCCAACGATTTCATAGACGTATTGAGTTGACCTATAACGGAAAAAATTTATTTAGTGCTGTAAAAAACTCACTACGTAATTTAAATCAAGAAATTTTGGGGATAACGAATCAAGAAGCAGCAGGGACATTAACGATTTATGCAAAACCTTCATTTACTCAGTGTTGGTTAATACCTAAATTATCGGAATTTAATCGCCAATACCCATATATTAGTTTAAATATTTTATCTGGAAATGAAGTAAGTAACTTCAATCGCCATCGTATTGATTTGGCCATCTATTTTGATGCTTTACGCTATGAGGAAATCGTTTATGATCATTTAATGAATGAGTCAATCGTTCCGGTTTGTAGTCACGCTTATGCACTGAAACAAGACTTATATGATAATGTTGAGAAATTAAATAACTGTACTATATTGCACGATAGCCAAGCATGGGGGCATGACTCAATGTTAGAAGAGTGGAAAACATGGGCGAATAATTTTTCATTATCATTTGATTTTAACGATATGCGGAAAATGATATTTGATCGTTCTGATTTAGCTGTATTGGCAGCGATTAATCATGCTGGAGTTGCAATGGGTAGAAAACAATTAATTACTAAATATTTAGAAACACAGGAACTTATCATGCCATTTCCACAAATGGAGTTTTTATGTAAACAAAGGTACTATATACTGAAACCACAAACCAAGTATAACCCTAAAGCAGATATCTTTATCCAATGGCTTAAACGCCATATTTAA
- the amtB gene encoding ammonium transporter AmtB: MLKKVILVFGLLVSGSVLANEVPIADKADNGFMMTCTALVLFMSVPGIALFYGGLLRSKNVLSMLSQVLVTFSLITVLWITYGYTLSFGQGNWFFGNFDHFLLIGVKITDLSGTIYELIWIAFQGSFACITCCLILGAFAERIRFSAVLIFMVIWFTFAYIPMAHMVWGGGILGDEGSLDFAGGTVVHINASVAGLIGAYLLKNRIGYNREPLKPFNLPYVYLGAAILYIGWFGFNAGSATQADEIASLAFINTVAATAAAVLAWTIAEWVLRGKPSCLGAASGIIAGLVGITPAAGFVGVGGAMLIGLICGFAGVWGVSSLKKMLKIDDTCDVFGVHGVCGIVGCLLTGIFTAESLGGIGYAQGMNMLSQLGIQFLSVITCVVWTAIIAFVAYKIADLSVGLRVSEEHEREGLDINSHGESAFNS; encoded by the coding sequence ATGTTGAAAAAAGTAATTTTAGTGTTTGGATTATTGGTTTCTGGTTCAGTATTGGCTAATGAAGTTCCTATTGCTGATAAAGCAGATAATGGTTTTATGATGACTTGTACTGCACTGGTACTATTTATGTCTGTACCGGGTATCGCACTCTTTTATGGTGGATTATTACGTTCTAAAAACGTGTTATCCATGTTGTCACAAGTATTGGTTACCTTTTCATTAATCACCGTACTTTGGATAACGTATGGCTATACCTTATCCTTTGGTCAAGGAAATTGGTTTTTTGGTAATTTCGATCATTTTTTATTGATTGGTGTGAAGATAACGGACTTGTCGGGAACGATTTATGAGTTGATTTGGATCGCTTTTCAAGGCTCTTTTGCCTGTATTACCTGCTGTTTAATACTGGGGGCTTTTGCGGAACGTATTCGATTTTCAGCAGTATTAATTTTTATGGTAATTTGGTTTACATTCGCCTATATACCGATGGCTCATATGGTTTGGGGCGGGGGGATATTAGGCGATGAAGGGTCATTAGATTTTGCTGGTGGTACGGTGGTTCATATTAATGCATCAGTTGCCGGATTAATTGGCGCCTATCTGCTCAAAAATCGTATCGGTTATAATCGTGAGCCCTTAAAACCTTTCAATTTACCTTATGTGTACTTAGGGGCAGCAATTCTTTATATTGGCTGGTTTGGTTTTAATGCGGGATCGGCAACACAAGCAGATGAGATTGCCAGTCTAGCTTTTATTAATACGGTTGCAGCAACGGCAGCGGCCGTTTTAGCGTGGACAATTGCCGAATGGGTGTTGCGAGGTAAACCATCATGTTTAGGCGCTGCTTCAGGGATCATTGCTGGATTAGTTGGCATAACGCCAGCCGCAGGATTTGTCGGCGTTGGTGGCGCAATGTTAATTGGTTTGATTTGTGGTTTTGCCGGTGTTTGGGGCGTATCTTCTCTTAAAAAAATGTTAAAAATTGATGACACCTGTGATGTATTTGGGGTACATGGCGTCTGTGGTATTGTAGGTTGTCTGCTAACTGGCATATTTACAGCAGAATCGTTAGGCGGTATTGGTTATGCTCAAGGCATGAATATGCTAAGCCAACTAGGAATCCAATTTTTGAGTGTGATTACCTGTGTTGTTTGGACAGCTATTATCGCATTCGTTGCCTATAAAATTGCCGATTTGTCGGTTGGATTACGCGTATCAGAAGAGCATGAGCGGGAAGGATTGGATATCAATAGCCATGGCGAAAGTGCCTTTAACAGTTAA